In Fibrobacter sp., the following proteins share a genomic window:
- a CDS encoding leucine--tRNA ligase, producing MSNYDPSVIEPKWQQRWKENKLHKAVYDPGKPKFYALDMFPYPSGSGLHVGHCEGYTATDIVTRFKRMQGWNVLHPMGWDAFGLPAENFAIKTGIHPRITTDKAISNFRRQIDSIGFAYDWDREVNTTDPRYYKWTQWIFLQLYKMGLAYEGIMPINWCPSCKTGLANEEVTGGKCERCGSIVERKDLRQWILRITKYADRLLEDLSEVDWPESTLAMQRNWIGRSEGAKVIFTVASGTAEGEEIRVFTTRPDTLFGATYVVLSPEHPLVDRITTPEKQAEVREYQTAARRKSDLERTELSKEKTGVFTGSYAVNPVNNKQIPIWIADYVLSTYGTGAIMAVPAHDERDYEFACKYQLPIIQVVRPAEGEIPSGQAFTDEGININSGELDNLRTPDAKRRIIESLEKSGKGKSAVSYRLRDWVFSRQRYWGEPIPIVHCEKCGAVAVPEDQLPVTLPDVERYEPSGTGESPLANITEWLNTTCPQCGGPAKRETNTMPQWAGSCWDYLRYLDPVNNNEPWSKEAEKQWMNVDLYIGGAEHAVLHLLYSRFWHKVLYDLGYVSTKEPFKKLRHQGTVLAATYRDSTGKYHPLSEVEFRNNEPYLVSTGEKLSMEIEKMAKSKLNGVNPDDVVARYGADTLRLYEMFMGEFELPKPWDPRAIEGCSRFLRRLYRLVDEYDESKAGSAETNIRARHRVIKKVTNDIEGMKFNTAVAAMMEFINEISEKGASKEDLTVLVKLVSPFAPHLGDELWEKLGGDGFVIQSNWPSWDESLTLEQNVTIVVQVNGKLRAEFTAPRDATQEQLKESALGLEKIKTYTTDKTVRKVIVVPGKLVNIVVG from the coding sequence ATGAGCAATTATGACCCATCGGTGATTGAACCGAAGTGGCAGCAGAGGTGGAAAGAGAACAAACTGCACAAGGCTGTTTACGATCCGGGAAAGCCGAAATTCTATGCGCTTGACATGTTTCCGTATCCATCCGGATCCGGTCTTCATGTAGGACATTGTGAAGGATACACGGCTACTGATATAGTGACCAGGTTCAAGAGGATGCAGGGATGGAACGTGCTTCATCCAATGGGCTGGGATGCTTTCGGGCTTCCGGCTGAGAATTTCGCAATCAAAACCGGTATACACCCCCGGATAACTACTGACAAGGCCATCTCGAACTTCAGGCGGCAGATAGATTCCATCGGTTTTGCCTATGACTGGGACAGAGAGGTTAACACAACCGATCCGCGGTATTATAAATGGACCCAGTGGATATTTCTCCAGCTTTACAAAATGGGTCTGGCTTATGAGGGAATAATGCCGATTAACTGGTGCCCATCCTGCAAGACCGGCCTGGCAAACGAGGAAGTGACAGGTGGTAAGTGTGAGAGATGCGGAAGTATCGTGGAAAGAAAGGATCTCCGTCAGTGGATTTTAAGGATCACCAAATATGCCGACAGGCTTCTTGAGGATCTCTCTGAAGTTGACTGGCCGGAATCGACCCTCGCAATGCAGCGCAACTGGATAGGAAGGTCTGAAGGTGCGAAGGTGATTTTCACTGTTGCGTCAGGAACTGCCGAAGGGGAGGAGATCAGGGTGTTCACTACCAGGCCCGACACTCTTTTTGGAGCAACTTATGTTGTTCTTTCTCCCGAGCATCCTCTTGTTGACAGAATAACCACTCCTGAGAAACAGGCAGAGGTCAGAGAATACCAGACTGCGGCCCGAAGGAAGAGTGACCTTGAGAGAACTGAGCTTTCAAAGGAGAAAACCGGCGTATTCACGGGGTCTTATGCTGTAAATCCGGTGAACAACAAACAAATTCCAATATGGATTGCCGATTATGTCCTCTCTACTTACGGAACTGGTGCCATAATGGCCGTTCCGGCCCACGACGAGCGCGATTATGAGTTCGCATGTAAATACCAGTTGCCGATAATTCAGGTTGTTCGCCCTGCAGAGGGCGAAATACCATCCGGTCAGGCATTTACGGATGAGGGAATAAACATCAACTCGGGTGAACTTGACAACTTAAGGACACCGGATGCCAAACGCAGGATAATTGAAAGTCTCGAAAAGTCGGGGAAAGGGAAATCCGCAGTCAGTTATCGTCTGAGAGACTGGGTGTTTTCGCGTCAGCGTTACTGGGGAGAACCGATCCCGATTGTTCACTGTGAGAAATGCGGAGCGGTCGCTGTTCCTGAGGATCAGCTTCCTGTGACTCTTCCGGATGTGGAGCGGTACGAACCTTCCGGAACAGGAGAATCTCCACTGGCAAATATCACTGAGTGGCTTAACACCACCTGTCCTCAGTGTGGCGGTCCGGCAAAAAGGGAGACCAACACCATGCCGCAATGGGCAGGGTCCTGCTGGGATTATCTGAGGTATCTTGACCCGGTGAATAACAATGAACCCTGGTCAAAGGAAGCGGAGAAACAGTGGATGAATGTGGATTTATATATCGGTGGTGCTGAGCACGCTGTGCTTCATCTCCTCTATTCCCGTTTCTGGCACAAGGTGCTTTACGATTTGGGATATGTGTCCACAAAAGAACCTTTCAAAAAACTCCGTCATCAGGGGACAGTGCTTGCGGCTACTTACCGTGACAGTACGGGAAAGTACCATCCGCTTTCTGAAGTTGAGTTCAGAAACAATGAACCTTATCTGGTCTCCACAGGTGAGAAACTGAGCATGGAAATAGAGAAGATGGCAAAGTCCAAGCTCAATGGAGTCAATCCGGATGATGTGGTAGCCAGGTATGGTGCGGATACTCTGCGTCTTTACGAGATGTTTATGGGAGAGTTTGAGCTTCCAAAGCCTTGGGATCCCAGGGCAATTGAGGGATGCAGCAGGTTCCTGCGCAGGTTGTACAGGCTGGTGGATGAGTATGATGAATCAAAAGCCGGCTCTGCAGAAACAAATATCAGAGCCAGGCACCGGGTGATAAAAAAAGTCACCAATGATATCGAGGGGATGAAGTTCAATACTGCGGTAGCAGCAATGATGGAGTTTATAAACGAGATTTCAGAGAAAGGTGCCTCAAAAGAAGACCTCACTGTTCTTGTGAAACTGGTTTCTCCTTTTGCCCCGCATCTTGGAGATGAACTCTGGGAGAAACTTGGTGGAGACGGTTTTGTTATTCAATCGAACTGGCCTTCGTGGGACGAATCACTCACTCTTGAGCAGAATGTGACCATTGTTGTACAGGTAAACGGGAAATTGAGGGCAGAGTTTACTGCTCCGCGTGATGCCACTCAGGAGCAGTTGAAGGAATCGGCTCTGGGACTCGAGAAGATCAAAACGTACACCACGGATAAAACTGTGCGCAAAGTAATAGTCGTTCCGGGGAAACTTGTCAATATCGTAGTGGGCTGA
- the rdgB gene encoding RdgB/HAM1 family non-canonical purine NTP pyrophosphatase, protein MIKIAAATNNKGKITEIREILKEERVELVSMGELFNPVPEIDETGSTFLENALIKARWVFDHCGLWTLADDSGLEVDFLGGEPGVRSARYAGENCDYKANNEKLLKVMEGVPEDRRGAAFRCVIVLVTGKDQYVKAEGVCRGKIGFAPEGAGGFGYDPLFIPDGYSSTFAQLSPDVKNSISHRGRALSALKEKLHERLR, encoded by the coding sequence ATGATTAAGATTGCAGCAGCTACAAATAACAAGGGCAAAATAACGGAAATCAGGGAGATCCTGAAAGAGGAGCGTGTTGAACTTGTTTCCATGGGCGAATTATTCAACCCGGTTCCTGAAATTGATGAAACCGGCTCCACGTTTCTTGAAAATGCGCTTATCAAGGCCAGGTGGGTTTTTGACCACTGTGGGTTATGGACACTGGCTGATGATTCAGGACTGGAAGTCGATTTCCTTGGTGGAGAACCGGGTGTGAGAAGTGCCAGGTATGCTGGTGAGAACTGTGACTATAAGGCCAATAATGAGAAACTTCTTAAAGTGATGGAAGGGGTTCCGGAAGACAGACGGGGAGCCGCTTTCCGGTGTGTTATTGTACTGGTGACCGGAAAAGATCAGTATGTAAAGGCAGAGGGGGTATGCAGGGGAAAAATCGGATTTGCTCCTGAGGGAGCTGGCGGGTTTGGCTACGATCCGCTTTTTATTCCTGATGGGTACAGCAGTACTTTTGCCCAGTTGAGTCCTGATGTCAAGAATTCAATAAGTCACCGTGGCAGGGCTCTGTCCGCCCTGAAGGAGAAATTGCATGAGCGTCTCAGATAA